The following are encoded in a window of Bos indicus x Bos taurus breed Angus x Brahman F1 hybrid chromosome 4, Bos_hybrid_MaternalHap_v2.0, whole genome shotgun sequence genomic DNA:
- the LOC113891840 gene encoding serine protease 58-like yields MKCCVFFMLMSTAGVILAADSNTEKRNEVDFTIPYMVYLQSFPEPCVGTLIHPQWVLTAAHCPSPVKIRLGIYQPNIKNKHEQTQSYSMTVPYPDFNSEYLSNDLMMIKLSEAAKVTTQVGTIAIAMEPLSLNESCFIPTWTWSKYKNLSDPDILTWINQYTRPYDECQNMQDERMAANVLCVGQPLKTLSDAKEVSAAPAICGGRVHGILSWAKGSVTLGNEGFFTEISSYSRWIMSIIESY; encoded by the exons atgaagtgctGTGTCTTCTTCATGCTCATGAGCACGGCTG GAGTCATTCTAGCAGCAGATTCTAACACTGAGAAGAGGAATGAAGTAGATTTTACTATTCCTTATATGGTCTACCTGCAGTCCTTCCCAGAACCCTGTGTGGGGACACTCATTCACCCACAGTGGGTACTGACCGCTGCTCACTGCCCCTCTCC tGTTAAAATCCGATTGGGAATTTATCAACCCAACATCAAAAATAAGCACGAGCAGACCCAGAGTTACTCAATGACTGTGCCCTACCCTGACTTCAACTCAGAATATCTGAGCAATGACCTGATGATGATAAAACTGTCTGAGGCTGCTAAAGTCACCACCCAAGTGGGAACCATAGCCATAGCTATGGAACCCTTATCACTTAATGAATCCTGCTTTATCCCAACCTGGACCTGGAGTAAATACAAAAACC TTAGTGACCCTGACATCCTGACTTGGATAAACCAATATACTCGTCCCTACGATGAGTGCCAGAACATGCAAGACGAAAGAATGGCAGCAAACGTTCTGTGTGTGGGGCAGCCTCTAAAGACCCTGTCTGATGCTAAG GAAGTCTCGGCAGCTCCGGCCATCTGCGGTGGGAGGGTGCATGGAATCTTGAGTTGGGCAAAAGGAAGTGTCACTCTTGGAAATGAAGGATTCTTCACAGAAATCAGTTCTTATTCAAGATGGATCATGAGCATCATTGAAAGCTACTGA
- the PRSS58 gene encoding serine protease 58: MIMNLILLWALLNLPVALTFDPNYKDDITPPYLIYLKSDYLPCVGVLIHPLWVITAANCNLPRLQLILGVTKPSNIDEEKYVQVVGYEKMIHHPQFSITSIEHNLMLIKLQTHIELNNYVKILSLPKEPAAEDDTCIVSTWAYNLCDHYKDPDSLQNVNISVISKVECLKAYKYMHIRDSMMCVGIVPGRRQPCKEVTAAPAVCNGVLQGILTFADGCVLRADVGIYTRIINYIPWIENTIQNN; this comes from the exons ATGATTATGAATTTAATCCTTCTGTGGGCTCTCTTGAACCTGCCTG TTGCTTTGACCTTTGATCCAAACTACAAAGACGACATCACTCCCCCCTACCTGATCTACTTGAAGTCTGATTACTTGCCTTGTGTTGGAGTCCTGATCCACCCTCTTTGGGTGATCACAGCTGCAAACTGTAACTTACC GAGGCTTCAGTTAATACTGGGAGTTACAAAACCATCcaatatagatgaagaaaaatatgtaCAAGTGGTTGGTTATGAGAAGATGATTCATCACCCACAATTTTCCATCACTTCTATTGAGCACAACCTCATGTTAATCAAGCTGCAAACCCATATTGAACTCAACAACTACGTGAAAATACTCAGCCTGCCCAAAGAGCCTGCCGCTGAAGATGACACGTGCATCGTCTCCACCTGGGCCTACAACCTGTGTGACCACT acAAGGACCCTGACTCACTGCAGAATGTGAATATATCTGTAATCTCCAAAGTTGAGTGCCTCAAAGCCTATAAATACATGCACATCAGAGACAGTATGATGTGCGTGGGCATTGTGCCAGGACGGAGGCAGCCCTGCAAG GAAGTCACAGCTGCCCCAGCGGTGTGCAATGGCGTACTTCAAGGAATCCTGACGTTTGCGGATGGGTGTGTTTTGAGAGCTGATGTGGGCATCTATACCAGGATCATTAACTATATACCCTGGATTGAAAATACCAT